The stretch of DNA cacaggagccgatagcatgtgcttgataacgtCTGATTTGCATATGACAATCATTTCTGCAGATAGCAAGATATGATGCAGCTTTGTACaagtaaagaacaaacaaaggcataacatttcaatctcagggtacctggtctccgcatctagcatccttctgctgaggtagaacacaaccctctccttgccatcatgcacttgtatcaccaccgaagcgatggaagtgtcacctactgataaataaatgtagaatggcttatcctgcTGGAGTGGAACTAACACGAgtggttttgacaaatattctttgatctctACAAATGCCCATTGTTGCTTggccccccagcgaaactcatcactggctttaatcttcaccaactccataaaaggctcaatccacccggagagattggaaataaaccttctaacaaagttgattttgccaatgagctgctggagctccttctttgtagtaggtggcaccattattTTTACAGCTTcctgactctttaggccgatctcaattcctttttcatgaaccaagaaacccaggaactaACCGGCCGATAAGccgaaagcgcacttcttcggattcatcttaagcctgaaccttctggttcgttctaGAACTTGGCGTACATCTCCTAAGTGTCCCTCAACTAATGTAGATTTaaccacgacatcatcaatgtatatctccaccaacttgccgatcaaattgtgaaagatgtaattcatggcacgttgatacgtggcgccggcattcttcaacccgaaggtcatgaccacatactcgaacaatcctACCGCCCCGGGTACTCTAAATGCAGTCTTGTGTATGTCCTCtagagccatgaaaatctgattatagctggcgttgccatccatgataCTCAAAATCTTAAGACCAGCAGCCGCATTGACAAACGTCTCcgcgacaggcatcgggtattcatccttcggtgtagctctgttgaggtctctgaagtccacgtagacccgccatcggccatccttcttttgtgCAGGTACAACACTTAAAATctactcggcatacctgcacagcctgatgaatcctgcctCTAACATTTTCTCGACCTCTTTCTTAACTTCTTCTAGAACTTCGAccttcatttgtcgcgctcgctgctgaaatggccgaaatccattcttgagagggagccgatgctcgacaaTGCTCCTGTCCAACCTAGGCATCTCtatgtaatcccaggcaaaacaatctgtgtactccttcagcaaagctatcatcagctctcgtagacatgggcttaactttttgctgatgaatgttggtcatggcttatccccatgaccaatgtcaacctcttcgagctcgccagctgatgtaaacccatatcctagCTTTCCGTCATCTGTCGAGTCAATGCTGCAAGTGGACAAAGAATGTGACGAAAAGAGTTTcagccgatcgttaagatcggctgCCTTATAATCTTCATTAATCCTTGAAAATTTACGATTGatgtatggccggctgctagagcaGGCCTCCTTATAATTGCCATAATTATGCAATACACTCATCATCAgaagtttacattttattttttggggccgatcgcagggatcggccttgccaagtgcGTCAGAATAGCTCGCCCTTGATGTGTCGTCTACTTTGTAAGGCCaatggataagaccagcctcaccccattttttgtagcttccatgCGATCatagccttccaaactgattcctgaaatcggctcttgatcttctgcatcccaaatgctcatgggggcatgtgaaatctcgatcgaatcatccgcatgaaccacctctacttcatctccatcccactaaatcagacattggtgcatcgtggaaggaatgcagcagttggtgtgaatccaatCCCTTCCAAGTAGGATGGTGTAAGTACTCTTGcttgttgatgatgaagaaagaggtggggacagtcttgcttcccacggttagatccacattaaggacgccttgtgcctctgatgtttggccattgaagtcgctcaATGTGACGTTGATCTTGATTAAATCTCCAGTAGAATGCCCCAACcgacgcagcactgagtatggcattatgttgaccactgcaccggtgtcgaccaacattttgttgacaggctggccgttgatgtacccttgaggtatagagccttcaaatgcttataattctttcctcagggcttctcgaatatgactaGCCGcagccccaagtcaagctgggctactggtaACTCTTCATGGCTTTGAGCGTagaactctgcaggaagtacaaacaccatatgcgcatcagccgataccttcgcATCGGCCCTTGTTGACTTAGGATGCCACTCTTTCTTAGGAGGGCGCGATTCCCTCTTCTATGTGTGGTGAACCTTATCCGCCAGATCCGAGCGCACCTTTCTTAGCATCTTGAGAtatttggcctcggcttcctccaagctgcgcagccgctgcaccctgcgcttctgggaatagttaagtccatcagggcaccagcgcggcctTTGCCCTCTTCTTCAAAGTCCTCCTTCCTGCGCGGTGGCTCAGCTTGCTCATGTTGGGGCAGCACAGGTCCCAAGCGCCAAAACACCGAGATCCCTTCTACATCATGCTTTCAAGATCTGCACTTCGAGCAATCATTGACAgaaggcaatcggctcataccggagtcctagcaatacttgaagaatgggcaatgccaatgatcacgcgtatCTCCtcgcttcttcaaacttttcctAGTACGGCGCTCATACTCTTCATCCTCCGATTCACGCTGGAGacgttgctggtactggtattcatacttcttgaggagatgggAGGAAGCCGGCCGCTGATTCCTGATGTGCCTTACTTGCTCTTCGTGATGtattccttttcccctttttggggccgatcacaGGGATCGGCCTTCTCCTTCCTTGCATAGCGACGTGGCGCAGGCCCCACCATATTGATGCCAAATGCAAAATCCAATTGTCGTCGAGCAGATCGGTCACAaccctctaccatgttcacgcttgggaaaggctgagtgtcgaccttcatggcatactgaTCTAAGATCAAttggccctgctcaatagctgattggatctatcgacggagttctttgcagtcgctggtgttgtgggtgaaagaatgatgccatttgcagtatgacctcccttgtagctcttgtgctgtaggaaatttacagccttcaggtaacttcaactgcttttcctttAATAACAAATCAAATATCTGCTCGACCTTGCTTACGTCGAAATCAAAACCCTTCGCAGGTCCTTGCTGCTTCACCAACTTACAGGACACaggatttgccccccgagtccacttTGCAACCGTTACCTCTTGATCATCCCTAGAATCTTCAGTGTCTTCTGCATCGATCAATGTTACCTGACGCTTGAACCTGTCCTCGTACaattctgggtggcgctgctcatatgatgtcaatttctgcaccaagtgcaccaaagaattgaactccaattgaaagaccagatccttgaccggcttcactagtcccaaggatgccaactcgaccgcctccttttCTGAAATTCAGGTCgaatagcatcgattcttgacttccctgaagcgctggatatactctgccacagtttcccctcgcttctgccggacttgcgtgtgacaccctaggtgtcaaaattgtaacacattaggaaagaaagtgtaatgtatgtattgaattgagtgaaattgagtgaatgtgtggaaataaggacttacgtgtaatttttcaaaagtatgagtccttttatgcaaaatatttgaattacagatgtaacttccaatttttactaggggtcaaagtgtaagagtgttagtcatcattgcattacataaaacttgcaattaagtccaaaaatacatgaaatttaccctaataggacaaaaactttataaagtttgaattaagtccaaggttttaaaataaatctctatcctttgagtttttgaatttaaaccctaaataaaagttgtaggttttcaaaagttctacaattcttgttttgaccattttctcatttgggaTATAAAATAGTGAGAAAATCTTGTTTTATATCGGGAAccctggaatttttgaaatTTGCACATCAGCCCCTGGCCCCCCCCCTTATTCTTCTCCCTCTGCTCATCTCTGCCGTCGCTGGCCACCACCGCTCACCGCAGCTGCAGCtctgccggcgccacctcctgcctctggcagctcccacgtGGCGCCACCAGGCCGGCCGCTGCGCTAGCCCctctcctctggccttctcccgcacgcgccacgccgcccggccgccacctcgctgcCGTCGTGGCTAGTGTCCATGCATGCCCCCCCACCCTTATTTTCTAGTCCAAGACCTTCagtagctccccctccctccattttgctctctcttgcattctcatttcaccccgagcttctgaacgccatcgccgcccgtgTTCTTCTCCGGCGAACCCCCTATCCACCGTGGCAGACCACCCCAGCCCCTCTCGATCCACGACAGCCCCTCCCATAGCTTCACCTCGACCCCATGAAGCTCGCCCACCCTTCAATCGACTTATTTGAGCTTCAGTTTGGCCTTCCAGACACTCAccggtgttcttctcctccgccgttGTTACGGTCACCATCAGTCACCCCTTTTCCGTAGCCtttagcctcaattgaatgcagcAGTGCATCACCCATGGCTCACCGATGCTCGTGCGCAGGGCCTTCGCCGATGTTGATtgccggagcatcgccgtcgccgtcaacctctccgccgctgcctcgatCTGGCGTCGGGATCTGTCGAACCGCCTTGCTCCCCTCAAGCTTCTCCCCAACCTCTGGACCGCTGCCAGTGAACCCCCTCACCGAAACACCGCCGTCGTAACCGCTCGACCTCTGTCTCGCccggccagggacccaattgcaaataTTTTAATCTTTACAGGGTCCCATCTGAAAGTTGTCAGCCCTTGTTTCAATTCAAattagtgatctttagaaatttgtaacaACAGCTACCACTTCCTTAGAACAGCACTAACTTACCGCTCTATACTatataaaaataaaagaaagagaaTAGCTCCATAACAAAAAAAATAGTGAACTGCCATGAATTACACACACGCTAGTAGTGGCTCGGCTAGAGGACTACAGCAGCCGAAGCCGTGATTTGTATGGTATGTCTTGCCCTCAATGTCCGGTTGGTTGGTAAGTCACTAAATCCCTATCTCCCGGTGGTCGAGTACCCCCGACGCGTCGAATGGGTTGTTTAGTCTGACTTCTTGTGTTGGCCCGACATCATTCTGTCTCCCGCATTCTCTCCTTTCATCGGTTTGTTTTTTTTACTTCGCTTCGCGATTAGAGTTGTACGCATCATGCATGGGAATCCTTCCGTCCTTGATGTTAACGCTCTCGTGCTGACTGTAGGTCCCGGGTCAAAGGCATCTCGAAGGAAGCTGCTCCGCATATGCGATCACCACACCTCCATGTACCTACAGATGAGGGCTCCAACGCCTACTGTACAATCATGTGGGAAGTGCATCCTGCACACCAGAAAGTCAGTGGCGTACGCCACACCCCCTCCCCCTGTACCTACACCCATTGAAACGTTTATTGTCTGACAATCTCCGACGCGACGCGCAACGCCCCATGCAAATCCCTACGTCGGTCGATCGATGCGCACAGAATGAGAGCTTGTCCATAACGAAAACGCGTATGTTAAGTTGGTCAATCGATAAAACTATTTCTGTATAGGGGCAGCCGGGCCGTATTAGCAAGCGTGACGTGCCGGACTGACCCAGCACGTCTTTCTTTCCTGGCAACTGAAGATGCACAAAGTGGTTTCAGTAGCACTACCGAGTTCGCATCAGCGATTTTCTCACCAAACAAGCAACGGATTGAGCAACTAGCGCGAAAGCCGTTGCGCTAACGCGCATCCTCTTGCTTGGAATCAATGGGTTTTGTCAATGAATTAATCTACCGGCATCGGAGGGAGAAGCGGAGTCGGGAGCTGGAGGAAATAACACTTTTTGATGGACGGGAGAGGGAGAGGCAGTTGTTTCATTTCATTCGTTGACCCGGAACGGAAGGTCGTACAGCTCCATAATCAGAAGCGCAGGAAGCACTGATGAAGGATGGTCTAAGCCTAGAGCGGGAACAAAGCAGAGGCGGGGGCTATGACTAAAGCCCCCATGGATTGATACGGAACCCCCCAGACCAAGTAGTCGATCTGCCAGCACCATCAAGCAGGTACCGAGGTATTCTCCGCTTTCAGTAGTTTGATACTCGGGCTTCAGTAGCCGATAGGAGGTGGACCATAACTCGTTGACCATGCAAAAAGGGGCAAAGGCTCGGGCTCTGATATCAATCAATAGCAGCCAGCCAGTTGACCGTGTGAAAGAAATAGATCCAATTGACGGTCACAGAACCACTACGGGATAGTCCGTGAGACAAGATCGGGATCCAGATTCATATCCCTCGACCACTAGTGGAAGACCTTTCAAAGGAAAAGGTTGGTTGGGAGCGGGAGGAAGTCAATTACAGAAAGAGTAGAGACGGATATGGGGACTGTAGCTCCGACCATGTCAACTATGATGCTCTCGCTGCTGCCAGTCCTTTCACCAGTGAATGCTGTCATGCGCTACTTCCCGAACCTCCGTGTCTAGGTCCTGCCGAAAAAGACTGCAAATGATTTACCATCCATCCCACTCATATAGGTACGTTATCGGATTTTGCGGATCGGGAAATGGATCGAACCGCGCGAAATGGTCGCCTCGGAATACAGGGCGCAACGGAACCAAGGTTCTTTGTTGGCGTGTTGCGtaacaagggcaagagggggTGGAAGCGTTCGCCGACTTTGATAGGCAACGCATTGCAAGCAAATAGAGCAGAGAGCTGACCCTTAGTTTCTATTAGAGTTGCGAGCTTGTTGTAGTCGGTCCTAAAGGGAAAACCTTGCAGCTTACTTGCTATATCCCCGCGTCCTTGCACGGCTCGTTTTCTTCGAGCCCTGCTtctcccttccccctctccccaGGAACCGACCGTTTGGAGTATAGCCAAGTGGTAAGGCATCGGTTTTTGGTACCGGCATGCAAAGGTTCGAATCCTTTTACTCCAGAGCATACTTACTTATTCTAGttctagaaaaaaaaagaaagtctCATCCCTAATAAATAAATGAAAGTAGATTTACATTCTTATTCTATTTCTAGGGGGAATGTTGAGGCAAACTTACGATGCTGACAAGCTGGTTAGGTGCCGAGTTGGATTAGACATCGCAGGTTTCAGTTTAAGAATTGGGAAGAGGTTAAGAACCTAGTGGAATCCACTGCGAGGGGAAGTGCTGAAGTGAAGAAAAGCCCCAATTTTGGAGAGGATTGCATAATTGGAGAGACTGCTAGAATTGGAGCAAAGCCGTGATCTGGTAGGCGACTGGTACAAGTGCTAGACCGGAGCTAGACAAGAAGCGTTGAGCAGGAACTTGAGCAATTCAAGAAACCTTAGAAGAAACTGGATATGTTGCAACAAGAAGGGCTTAGCAAGAATCTTGAAACTGGTATGATACCGGCACATATAGGCCTGATGTGATGTACCTGAATTCATTCATGTTCTGTGGAGTCTTTCGTTTTTTAATATTATGATTTAGTCTCAGTTTAATTAGGAAGCAAATGCGGTTTCAAGATGAACTCAACCTCGAAAAGGAATTCAATTAGCTGTGCAGTTAACCCATTTATCTTTCATAATAGGTTGAAATGGATATTGCCTGTCACTTGAAAATAAGGTTGTTTCTTTAAAAATTCAGCAAGTTTTTTGTTTGTTAAACAGGTTGACGTTCCACTGGGAATGGAATAACAAAGGCTTTTGGCAGTTTGTGGATCGAGATGTGATTCGCTTTTTTTAGTAAGAGTTTCTTTCTTTTGGTGTGCTCTTCCTGGAACTGGTAATAGGCTCAATTTGGTGCATTCTACTTTGATGTTATGGTCTTTACAATCCTTGAATTGTTTGAACCTGACTCTCATTAATGGTCACTATATTTGATTTGCTCCCAAATGCGCTTATTTTTATTGTCTTTCTGGTATTTGGATTCTATTTATTTCTACCACCTCATATTCTTAGCTCTTTTTTCAGCATGGATGCCACCCTGGAAAGTTTATTAATAAGATTTTACAGACGTTCCTAGGGCTTCCAAATACATTAGCCAATATGAGACGTAAACATGTCAGTCAGCCAGGTCTAAAATCCACTTTTCATTCAGTCTTATTGCTTTCTTTTTGAGTCCTAAAAAAAATTAGCAATTATGGAATCCTATCTTAAAGGCCAGCCCTATATTTTCTTAAGAaaatttttttagaaaatttcATGAGATGGGAATTTGTatcagagagagaaagaaatggCTTCTCTGCTTGAGAATTGCTATGAGGCGAAGATCCAGGTAGACAAAGGATTCGTCATGGGGAGGCAGGCAAGGGGAAAAGGGATGTTTGCTTTGGTACCTGTCAATCATTTTGAATCCCGCTTTCATTGACCTTGAAGTCTGAGAGAAGGCTTTTTCTTTCTATTAAAAGATCACAAATCAGAGGGGTGATCAGTCCTCTTTCAATCCTTCATCTTCTTATGAGTAGCCGCCGCTGGGGGGGGGGTCCTCAGTCTGAATCCTCCACTAGCATTGGACCAACAGTCAGTCTAGCTCTCGCTCTTATCCAATTTCCTTATCCTTTCAGGGCAAGGTCGGAGTAGTAGGCAAATACAATTTCTTTTGTTGCATGCGGACCCGCTTGTGAGACTGAAGAAATTGAAGCTAAATGACAATCTGAACCTACTTGCTTACAGGATCTTTAAGAAACTGTGGACTTTTGCACCTTTCTGTCTAGCTTGAGTTATCTTTTAGTTCTCTCCCCTCGGCAAAGTGGATAGGAAAGAGTCTTGCTTCCATTCCACTAGCCAAGAATAAGGAGAGTGACTTTCTCTTTTGAACCTCTTAAGCTGACTTGAAAAAAAACAGTGGTACACCCCTCAGAGATATAGGGACCACCATGCTCGTCCACTTTCTTGATAAACGACTCGATGCATTTTCTCTTCCTTGCCGCTGAGACTGAGACATATCAAAAAGATCTATTACTAAAAGGAGATTGGGATCATCCTGTGGTTACCGGATGATGGGAATAACTAAGCAGAAATTTGGAAATGAGCACGAAATGTCTATAAATGAATTTTCTCATTATTTGTTATTTCCGGGTCTTTTCGTTGCATTCACTTACAACAAGAAACAACCACCAGCGTTTGGTGCAGCACCTGCATTTTGGTGCattcttctttctttccttggTCTTTCGTTCCGTCATATTCCAAATAACTTATCTAATTACAACGTATTAACCGCTAATGCACCTTTTTTTTATCAAATCTCAGGGACATGGTCTAATCATGAGGGTAGTATTTTATCATGGTGTTGGATCCCAAGTTTTTATGGATTCCTTTTTTGTTGCCGGGGTCGACCCCAAAGCCATAATGTCTCAAAACGCAGAGGCTATAGAGaaacttttcttttttcctttgtcTCGAACTTCGTGAAGAACTCCATTCTATCTCTCCAACAAAAAAGTGGGGCTGCGCCCCAGTTGTACACTCCCTTCGTTCGGAGAACCCTTGTTGATTCTGAACTTCGTTCGCAAAGTAAGCGTCCTTTTAACGGGCCAGCCCTTTTTAATGCGCCGCTTGACCCAGTTTTGAAAATGAGCTTTGCTCTTCTGGGCGCTGGGCGCTCCCGTGGTTCGCGAGAAGGAAAAAGGACTAATCTTTTGTTACATCTGGCACGAGATGAAAAAGAGAGAGCTTCGTCTATCGATGAACAGCAGATTGACGGAGCTCTTGGCATTGCTTTGTTTTTCTCTCCTTTCCTATCAGCGAGTTCCGATCCTTTTGTTCGAAATTTCTTCGTTCGTACCGAACCGCTTGTAGAATCAAATCCTGTTCCACAAGATCCTATATCAGCTATACATCCTCCTTGCATTTATGCCGGAGACGTCGCCAGTGCTATGGGCTTTGGGTTATGTAGATCAAAAATGATGAATAGGATTGTGGCACTCCACTCGCCGCCAATGCGGAAGGATGCCGCCGAAAAGAATGGAACGCTGCTTCGCTCTGCTGGATGCGTCGGATCCCATATAAGAAGCTCGCTCTTTACCCGATCATTCAAACATTTTGTGGGCGGCGCGCCTGCTCTATTGTTGCGTAGCAATAGAAGCCTGCTCATGCTGCTTCGGCGGCGCTTTTTCGCCTTCTCTTCGCTCTGGACAGGAGCGCTAATGGACACGGGGAGGGAGCAGGCGAAGCGTGTCGTTCGTAATGGAAAGAAAGACACCACTACTTCGCCTCTTTGTTGGACCGCCGGCGCGAACACAGTGGTCTCTGACCAGGACCAGGAACCAATTCGAATTTGGATCTTGACATGTTGGTTGTTTTTAACCGTAGGCATCTCGCCAGGAAGTTGGTGGGCTCATCATGAATTAGGTCGGGGTGGCTGGTGGTTTCGGGATCCCGTAGAAAATGCGTCTTTTATGCCTCGGGTATTAGCCACAGCTCGTATTCATTCAGTAATTCTACCCCTTCTTCATTATTGGACCTCGCTTCTTAATATTTTGACTCTTCCATGCTGTGTCTCAGGAACCTTTTCAATACGGTCCGGATTGCTAGCTCCCGTTCATAGTTCTGCTACAGACGATACACGAGGAAGATTTTTATGGCGGTTCTTCCTTCTAATTACAGGCATATCTATGACTCTTTTTTACCAGATGAAGCAGGAGGCATCGGTCCGTAGAACCTATAAAAAAGAGATGGTTGTGGCGCGAAGTACTCTTGTGCACCTACGTCACTCGGCTCGCGCGCAACCCCGCCCCGTTATGTTATGGAAGAATTTTGCTTCTTGCTGGGCTGGTTATTCAGAGCCAGCAACTGGCTGCCGGATTTCGTCCCGTCCGTAGCGCTTCGAAGTCACTCTGGCGTGGCGCTGCTGGATACTTCTGATCAATAGGAATAGGAGGAAAAAAAAGCTTATGATGAGCATCTATTGGAGTCGATCATTTCCAAGATCTAATTCGAGTTTCTTATTATGTAGTGGAAACGCCTCACAATCTTCTGTTTTACGCTTACGCTTAAGGGAAGAAATGTTCTTGGTGGATGCAGGCCTTGGTACCCCCAAAATTTGTATGCAAGATGAGCTTACAGGACTGCCAATCAAGCGAGCCACCAGGTTTGAGAATAAGGTGGGATCCAAGAATGTAGTGGCTGGTGAATCACTGATCAAAAAGCGGATTTTTGAGAGATTCTTCATCGATCTAGTGGCCGGTGAATCACTGATCAAAGAGCGAGCAGCCGCCAGGTTTAATGATTTTGTGGGATCCCTGGATGTAGCGGCTGGCGAACCGCTTCTTCTTCCACAAAGATTCAGACAAAACCGAGCTTGGATAGAACTGAAGAAGATTTGGCGAACGAAGAAAAAGGTAAAAGGGTTTAAAATTAAGAAAATCAAAGGAggttattcagtagccatcgcaGGTTTCATTACTTTTCttccattcaaattcaaaaaagCTCTTAAAAAAAAGGATAGCGAAAGCTCAATTCACCATTGATAGCTTTATCCCTAAAAGGAGGGATATTGTGATAATAGCGGCAGCAAACAAGAACTtgaggaaaaaaaaaaagatagaaAAAATTATTAATAATCCGAAGCCCACCTtaatccattttgttgaggatcTTGCACTTATTCCGGCCCTATATTTACATAGCCAAGAAAGGCTCTGGTGATCATGCATGACTGCGGAGCGCCTATCGCCCTGGCACGGCACTCTAAAATGCATGTTGGGTTGGGCCAGCAAGAAGACTTCGACTAGGGAGATGAAGAATGGAATTGAAGAAGGCAGCATAGTATAAGATAACAGAATGGAACACCAACCAACGAGTAAGTGGTGGATTTGGATGGAGTCTCGCAGAAGAAGAGTACGCGCGCTAGCGCGCCCCAAGACGttgtaggaaattcagaaaaatgtcaaactagttttgtttaaatccttgaagtaaactctacaacttttgtgttatagccttgagctgaatgagtgaatattttgaattagaataaatattaggaaataggtgtgctaattagatctcttgatccatagctatgctattgttaaaatttgaaacataggatgtgtatctcatgtatagctttatgtaaaatttatAGACCCAGAActgtttcctagctatgatgtttaagtgtctttgttttatatggATGAAAGCTTCAGGGtttattcaagggtgaatctgttagtttttgttgctgaaaattttactctaactttCTGTCAGcttgtgtaatccatgataaaattttgaatatcagtagcatcgagtagcttgagttatgaatttaggcttagattgaaagataattcatgaataatagttctagtttatgaaaatttatgaaattaaattagagtgttaatTTTGCGTAGTCTAACacgttcacaaaatttcagcacaacatctagtgtagaacttctgatataaatagatcttaatataatagtgctgtttttgtttatttttgtagtGCAGTTTCTGTAATGATAAAATCTGGATAAATTTGCAGTAGCTTAGATACAGATCGACTTATccctagtaaaaatttcaacttCATTTCTGCAGTAGTTCAATCTGTAAAAATAATTCATGTTTTATGCATGTtttaaaatattctgaaaattttGGGATAAGATTAATTCAATTAGATctatttatactaatttttatagaattagtaatcactcctaacttagggttttattatttgaccaagaattaaaataatagCCCCAACTCTTATTGTATGAgtaatttagttaattaaaCCAACTAATGATGTTTAACGAATAGATTAGAGTCTTTTCCATATGTTTAATGTcattagtttgattgtttagagtaactaggtaggttatctgatgaaattaggtaatgtaatttaatactcgataaaggACTGCCCGTAAAAGAAGTTTAAtgaacttgttggattgcaactttatagtgaaaaGAAATGAAAATGTGTGCATCTACTTAACTACaatgttgcatatcatgtagactcgacaactctcggtgacggagattatcagataaacccggaaccagaaggggatatttctgaagacctcgggaacgtcatcggagatttagctgaagccccgaaccccaatTCGGAGGATTttattaacgtctctgaccccagccccaccagcgaaggcaagccccggacataaaccgtaTTTTATTAAAATACAATTTGATacttatttatatatatgtatttgtgcattaagtttttaggagATGAATgcaaaccctagttgcatatttctaGGTACCAATGCACTATATACTAGAATCTGAGTCCGTATAGCTGcaatgctaataggaccggtagaagtcgagagATTTCCTGTCTCTCGCGTGaattaggagttgtaatgattactttACTACaattactataaggatgacggacggggttgttcATGACCTTAATAgagaccccgtctgtgttgataaaaattttataaggtcacagtgtgtggtagcggtgattaagcgtttgaaagtattagtcacatgccgtgaattatgggtaagcggaaagcctagtaaccgatcggcccaaggagtggacataccccccaccacttgtaatttgtttttttcgcacacgcaccaacgtgcgggagtatgttccgcatagcggacaggagtacggtcatgtagtcgcgctaca from Panicum hallii strain FIL2 chromosome 3, PHallii_v3.1, whole genome shotgun sequence encodes:
- the LOC112884989 gene encoding uncharacterized protein LOC112884989, whose amino-acid sequence is MQGGCIADIGSCGTGFDSTSGSVRTKKFRTKGSELADRKGEKNKAMPRAPSICCSSIDEALSFSSRARCNKRLVLFPSREPRERPAPRRAKLIFKTGSSGALKRAGPLKGRLLCERSSESTRVLRTKGVYNWGAAPLFCWRDRMEFFTKFETKEKRKVSL
- the LOC112884990 gene encoding LOW QUALITY PROTEIN: uncharacterized protein LOC112884990 (The sequence of the model RefSeq protein was modified relative to this genomic sequence to represent the inferred CDS: deleted 1 base in 1 codon); the protein is MERKTPLLRLFVGPPARTQWSGWLVVSGSRRNASFMPRVLATARIHSVILPLLHYWTSLLNILTLPCCVSGTFSIRSGLLAPVHSSATDDTRGRFLWRFFLLITGISMTLFYQMKQEASVRRTYKKEMVVARSTLVHLRHSARAQPRPVMLWKNFASCWAGYSEPATGCRISSRP